The Aneurinibacillus uraniidurans genome segment TGAGCGTATAATGCGCGTCAAAAAATACATCGTGGATTCTATGTCGGATGCGTTGGAACAAATACGCTCCGAATTAGGAAAAGATGCGATTATTTTAAATACAAAGCCAGTAAAGACCGGTGGATTTCTGGGGATGTTTCGAAAAAAACAAATTGAAGTGATTGCTGCAATAGATCCGAATTCCGAAAAACAGCGCCCGCGTCGGGTAGACGCGGCAAGGACAATGCCATCACCATCACTTGTACCAGCTGTCTCTCCTCCGATCGAGGTTGTGCCTGTATCGACAGTAGACTCCGGTAAGAAAGACAGTGGGGCAGTCGATTTTTCTTCTATCCTCCAGCAAAAAGCTGTGCAGGAAAATATCGCGCCGGTACCAGAAGTAAACGTTCAGGTACTGACAAAAGAGATCGGCGATATGAGAACCATGCTTTGGAAGTTGATGATGACAGATGAGAAAGCATCTGCCATGCCACCGGTTTTTATGACCATTCGTCAGCGCCTGCAAAAGCAGGAAGTAGAAGATGACATTATTGTTTCCTTGTTTGAGAGAGTAATGAAGCATTTATCACCGGAAGAATTAGGCCAGGAAACAAAGGTGTGGGCAGAAGTTAGCAAACAACTTACTGCTTGGATGGATGAATCCCAGTCCGCACAAGGACCATTGAGTCAGCAGGCGACGTTTGTCAGTTTTGTGGGACCGACTGGTGTAGGAAAAACAACGACGCTTGCCAAGTTAGCAGCTGCTAGTGTATTGCAGCATAAGCGGAAAGTTGGAATGATTACATCTGATACATATCGAATTGCGGCTGTTGAACAGTTAAAAACATATGCTAATATTTTGAATGTTCCACTGAAAGTTATATATGCGGCAGAAGAGCTCCCACAGACAATTGAGCGTTTGACTGGTTGTGATCTGATTTTTATGGATACAGCTGGCCGGAATTATCGCAACAAAGAATATGTGGAAGAGGTTAATAATCTACTTGTAGCTCATCAGCCGATTGAAACGTTTCTTGTAGTAAGCTTGACTGCAAAGTATGAAGACATTCAAGCGGTGGCTGAAAGCTTTAGACATGTACCCATCCAGAAAGTCATTTTTACAAAGGTAGATGAGACACGTTCATATGGAGCTATTGTGAATCTTGTGCTGAAGCGGAAGCTTTCTCTTTCATACTTTGCAAACGGACAAAACGTTCCAGATGATATTGAACAGGCAACATCTGAACGGGTTGTTTCTCTGGTGTTAGGGGATCGTGAACATGAATGACCAAGCACAGCAGCTTCGTGAAAAATTGCTTCGGCAATCATCTGCCCCATCTGTTTTGCAGCATGGTAGCCGCAAAACAAAAGTAGTGGCAGTGGCAAGTGGAAAAGGCGGAGTAGGAAAATCAAACGTTGCCCTTAACTTTGCACTAGGCTTATTACAAGAAGGACAACGTGTTGTTGTGATGGATTTAGACGTTGGGTTTGGAAATATTGATGTTCTTTTAGGTATTTCTTCACAAAAAAATATTGTTGATCTCATAGACAAAGGTCTCTCTATCTGGGATATTATTGAGAAGGGGCCGAATGGACTACAGTTTATAGCTGGTGGGTCTGGGCTGTCGCAAATTTTTCAGTTGGATGAGAAGAAGCTGCAGTATTTTTTTGAACAGCTAGCCTTGCTCCAGGGCTATGCAGATGTCATCATTTTAGACATAGGGGCGGGGATATCAGAGAAGTCGCTGCGTTTTTTGCTGGCGGCTGATGAGATTCTGATTGTAACAACCCCAGAACCGACTGCACTAACGGACGCATATGCCTTAATTAAAATGACGCATAGTCGTAAACCAGGTGTATGTTTTCGAGTTGTTGTCAATCGGGCAGCTAGTGCAAAAGAAGGGAAGTTTGTGGCGGATAAACTTTCTCTTGTTTCTCGACAGTTCCTTGGTTTGGAAGTTTTCTCGCTGGGATTTATGTTTGATGATGTTCATGTTACGAGAGCTGTGAAAAAACAGCAGCCATTCTCTCTAGCGTATCCTTCTAGTAAAGCCGCCCATAGTATGCGGGACCTGGTTCGCTCTTATTTACAGCAAGAAAACGAACAGAAAAAAGAAGCAGGTATGAAAGGGTTTATTTCACGTTTGCGCTCGTTTTGGAAATAAGACGAGAGGAGGGGGAGTGTGTTGCGTCCAATCCGAGTAGTTGTTATTGATGATTCGGCTTTTATGCGAAAGATTATTGGAGATATTTTAGCAAGTGACCCTGAAATTGAAGTCATTGCGAAAGGGCGTAACGGTAAGGATGCGATTGAGCTTGTGGATAAATTCAACCCTGATGTAGTTACGCTTGATATCGAGATGCCGATTATGAATGGGTTAGATGCGTTATCTGCAATTATGAAGACACATCCGCTGCCAGTGCTCATGCTTAGTAGTTTGACCAAACAGGGAGCGATTGAGACGATCCGGGCGCTTGAAATTGGAGCCGTTGATTTTATTTCAAAACCATCCGGTGC includes the following:
- the flhF gene encoding flagellar biosynthesis protein FlhF is translated as MRVKKYIVDSMSDALEQIRSELGKDAIILNTKPVKTGGFLGMFRKKQIEVIAAIDPNSEKQRPRRVDAARTMPSPSLVPAVSPPIEVVPVSTVDSGKKDSGAVDFSSILQQKAVQENIAPVPEVNVQVLTKEIGDMRTMLWKLMMTDEKASAMPPVFMTIRQRLQKQEVEDDIIVSLFERVMKHLSPEELGQETKVWAEVSKQLTAWMDESQSAQGPLSQQATFVSFVGPTGVGKTTTLAKLAAASVLQHKRKVGMITSDTYRIAAVEQLKTYANILNVPLKVIYAAEELPQTIERLTGCDLIFMDTAGRNYRNKEYVEEVNNLLVAHQPIETFLVVSLTAKYEDIQAVAESFRHVPIQKVIFTKVDETRSYGAIVNLVLKRKLSLSYFANGQNVPDDIEQATSERVVSLVLGDREHE
- a CDS encoding MinD/ParA family protein — protein: MNDQAQQLREKLLRQSSAPSVLQHGSRKTKVVAVASGKGGVGKSNVALNFALGLLQEGQRVVVMDLDVGFGNIDVLLGISSQKNIVDLIDKGLSIWDIIEKGPNGLQFIAGGSGLSQIFQLDEKKLQYFFEQLALLQGYADVIILDIGAGISEKSLRFLLAADEILIVTTPEPTALTDAYALIKMTHSRKPGVCFRVVVNRAASAKEGKFVADKLSLVSRQFLGLEVFSLGFMFDDVHVTRAVKKQQPFSLAYPSSKAAHSMRDLVRSYLQQENEQKKEAGMKGFISRLRSFWK